CACCACCCTCTTCTGCAAATTAGTGAACAACCACCTTTGAAACTAAATACGAAATTTAGCTAACAGttaactaaaacaaaacatctccttaataacaataaaaaatgcaggaatACTTCAATCTAGTGTGATCCTTTTTCTGCACAGATACAACCAGGAAGCCAAGATCTACAAGCCTGACTGTGATGTATACCAGTCCCCACTGCACTTCCAACCTTTCCTGGGAAAAATGCCTACCAAGCCTTAAAccaaaagaagaaggaaaaaagttcaCAAAGTCATGTTGGCAAGCAGTGTAGCCTCTTAAGATATTCTTGGACCACTCAGGTAAGAAGTCCAGACAAAAATGCACAGTAGCATTTTATAGACCTctataaaatacaataaaacttTTTGAGACAATGCTTAACAAAACTCAGAACTCTTGTGCTCTCACATAAAGCTATAAGCAGAGGGAAGACAGGTACAAATTCAGATCATTGCTGTCTGTCTTCagttttaagtttttctttagttttacCCTGTAACTTTAGGTTATTCATTAAAGTTCACTTACATCATCATACTGGAAGTTCACAAAACCCTGCTGGGATGCATCCCTTCTTCTAAAACATTCTGCAAAAATGCGttaagaaaacaacagaaaccaGGTAAGAATTACAGttaatccttttttaaaaaacaggcatTGTACTTTCAGTAAATTCTCCAAGTCACATAAATGAGAACCCATGAAGAACACTGCAATTCATTCCAAGACTTCattttcagttcttcatttTCATATACAAACCTTTGTTATGTTCATAAGTACAGCTTCCCAATTTTGATAACGTAACTCTACTAGTCTCTGGAATAAACCCTGCATTAGTTTAAAGTCCATTTTtcaatgcaaattaaaaaaaatcataatctAGAATTGTTCTGGTTCTGCCTGTTACCTAAAGGTAAAGTTGAACTTCAGATAACTGAGTAATCagattttgttaaataaaaacatattatgGAGATGATAAAACAAGGCTGTAATCCAGCATACCAGTAAGAGCTCTGAGTTTCACACAGCAGGCAACGTAGTCATCAAATGTAATCTTGCCATGAGTGCTGTATCGCCTTGTGATTGCAGATACGGCCTGTGGGCTCAGTCTAAATcctatttgaaaataaaaagcatacaCTGAAAACACAGGTAAGTTAACAGAATCCAACACATTTTTAGTTGGAAATATCACATATTGGTTACTGCGGGATGACAACTGGTGCTGGGAAATGCTCTAAGTCAGTGGCAGAAGAAAGAACATTTCACAACTTACCCATATTCATCAAGGCTTTCTCCAGTTCTTGACGATCCACTGTACCACTTCCATCATTGTCAAAACTTAAAAAGTGTTGCTTCCAGCCATTGATCACAGCCCAGAGTTCTTTAAATTCATTAAATCCCATTGTGCCAGACATATCCCTCTGATTCCAATGCTAAGAAAAGtgtttaacttaaaaaaaacctaaaaccaaaGCCCTCTCTTCAAtggaaatttgtatttttataatctGTAATTAAAAACTCTTTCTTGAATACCAATATTAACAATATTTTACTACTATTTTTCCTGGTAGA
This Apus apus isolate bApuApu2 chromosome 2, bApuApu2.pri.cur, whole genome shotgun sequence DNA region includes the following protein-coding sequences:
- the SRI gene encoding sorcin isoform X2, with translation MISMLDRDMSGTMGFNEFKELWAVINGWKQHFLSFDNDGSGTVDRQELEKALMNMGFRLSPQAVSAITRRYSTHGKITFDDYVACCVKLRALTECFRRRDASQQGFVNFQYDDFIQCVMSI
- the SRI gene encoding sorcin isoform X1 — encoded protein: MAFPGQPAPGGGFYPGVYGGAPGGPAFPGQAQDPLYGYFAAVAGQDGQIDADELQRCLTHSGIAGAYKPFNLETCRLMISMLDRDMSGTMGFNEFKELWAVINGWKQHFLSFDNDGSGTVDRQELEKALMNMGFRLSPQAVSAITRRYSTHGKITFDDYVACCVKLRALTECFRRRDASQQGFVNFQYDDFIQCVMSI